A region of the Ranitomeya variabilis isolate aRanVar5 chromosome 5, aRanVar5.hap1, whole genome shotgun sequence genome:
ttaaattccaaaaatgttatatatatatatacttttaagTATTTTATTTGTacactttatttaaatttttgggACTATTTTAGTCGGACTTTTGGTATTTTTTATTCTAGTAGGAATCGATATATATCTTTTATTTTTAATTGACAGAAAGTataaatttttggaattttttgaaattctgaaaattTGTCATGGtttcaaatacttttttttttgtatattttatattgcATTTCCAACTTTTTGGGACTATTTTAGTCTCACTTTTAGCTTACTTTCTAGTAGTTTTCTTTTACTTGTCGGACTTTACAGAAATTTTTCGAATCTTTTGGAAATTCCAAAAATGTGTCACAATGTTaagttttttcatttttgtatgtttagaTGATAATTTTAGCTTTTGGAACTATTTTAGACTCATTTTTTATCCTAAAAAAAGTAACATATTTTCAAGTAGCAAgggataaagattttttttttactcaacagACTTTACAGAAATGTTGGGAATTTGTTTGAGATTTCAAAAATTTGTCATAATTTATTTCTTATTTTGTAAAATAATATTGTGATTTTTATCTTTTAGGACTATTTTAGACTCACTTTTAtcctgaaaaatatatatttttttttatagtagGAAGTGAAAGACTTTAAAGAAATTTTGGAAAAACATTTTTCAAAACAGAACCCAAAATTATGTGGCATAgacaaaatataattttttattttgcacATGTTATATTGTATTTTTTAACTTTTTGGACAAGTAGACTGACTTTTATCCTAACATTCCCCCCTCCCAACCTATGAGTCTCCAAATttagcttttttttatttatttttttattttgatttctcTTCCCATTTATGGAAGGTACAAAAGATTTAAATTTGAGAAATACATTACATTTTCTAGATATTTTTTTATCTCACGGGGAAGCTATTTTTGGGTCACCACCTGTCTCTCTCGCTAGACGAGGGTCATCCCTGTCATTATACATTCTATATACGATGACTCTGCCCAAAGCCTGTTCAGCCTGCCAAACCGTAAACTAATTTACCAATAGGAACTTTTTGTAaactttttgaaatttttttttgttaaatttcacTTTGGTTCTTTTTTGTGCCAGGGGTCGGGGAAGGGTCATGCTAAAAGTATGTTCACACTTACATGTTCTCCATATGGAGGTCAGCAACCTCCGATTGTCTAAACCAGCACTTTGTGAGTTAATTTAAAGCAGCCATCAACCGTCCCATCAATATACAACCCTAATGTTGATCCAGTAAGATACTTCGATACTTTCTACAAAAATGAGAGGCtccttatacatatatatatatagataaaagtatatagattttttttgcttcatttgccaGTGTCTTAAAATCAGTTCTCCTTAGAAGGCTGCAAGAGGTCTTGTAATGGCTCCCGAAGATCCTCGGTGGCCAGTGAGGTAGGACCACCAGCCTGGAAAGTTGATGCCGGGAGCTCTGACAGTAAGGTTGAGGAGCAACCTGGCATCTTTTCGGGGGTCAGGACTGAGGAAAGGCATGGGAACGTGCTTCCTGCCTGGGTCGGGATGCCCGGGTAGATGAAAGGGATTGGGGCAGCCGTTGGGTACAAGTATTTTTCCAAACCCCCCTTGTCTAGAAAAGGCATATATGCCGCGGCTGCAGCTGCCGCCGTTGGCGAAATGAAGTAAAAGGGTAAACAGAAAGGTGCTTGTTGACCAAAAGGACCACTTCCAAATGCCATCAAAGTGTTGAGAAGATTGGCATCGGGTCTTAAAATGGGATCAGAGACGGCGCCCGGCACCCCCAATCCTGAACATTCCGCCTTAAACCTTTTAGGCGATGGTTCATCCAGAGGCTCCTGTTTGATGGTCACATTGTTGGCCTCTTGGCTCTTGCCAACACTTTGTCCTTCAGCTTTAGTGTCCATCTTCTCCCCCTCGCCCCCGTACCCACTGTCAGTATCAGTGTCATTCTCACTCAGTTCCAGGTTTTGTGTCCTTTGAATGACCGGCACGCAGTTTGTTTGGCTTTCAACTTTTTGATCCCCTCGAGACGGGGACAGTGAAGGTGCTTTGCCGCCAGGGATCTGCTGTAACAGGAGCTGAGAACTGGGCAGGATCTGGCTGGACACAGTATGGAGATGGTTGAGGAGCTGGGTACACCTCTGGTCCCGGGCTGACCAGCTTTCAAACCGGGAGAGGTACTGCAGGACTTCTTTGGCACATGTCTGAAAGCCGGAATGGAAAGCGTCCAGATCTGACTGGATGGGAGTTTTCATGGAACGTTCTCCTGTTCATAGCAAACACAGACAAGGAGTAAAGTCAACAAGCGACATCTGCTTATCGGCTGCCCGCATGAATCCACCACACGTGAAGAAACCCCACTGTAGGTCCCCAGCTCTGTGCTTCCTCAGTAACAAACATCCCAACCATTGACTTAGAGCCTAGATACGGTAAGAAATCACCCAACGTTTAATTTTCTCCCTCTCTCGTGCCACCACCTCAATTATAAAACCATCAACAACTTTTTGTGGTAGACACAATCTAATTCTGAATCGTTATGATCATCAGGATAACCAAAATCGACTGTCAGGATTGTTAGGGCAACCTTCAAAAATTTACACAAATTGGTCAAATATCTGAGACCACCCACAGAATAACGACCCCGATCTCTTTGGACTTATTCTGGAAATCATAAAGGGATAGCACagctctatataaaaaaaaaaagctgtcaacGACCCAGAGAAGGCGTGAAGCAGGACTTACCGTTCTGTAATGAGATGATCTTCTGATGCTGCTGCTCCGTCAGGGACGTCAAACCTTTCAAGTGTTTCAAAGTTAACTCCAGCACCACCGCTTTCTCCAAGTGCCCCAACGTCTGCAATACAAAAACGTCAATGTCAGTGCCAACGGCCAGCTTCTCCTTCCCCCTCCaccaacgccagacgagtcggctgCCTGCAGAACATGGGAATACCAGGAACTCGTTCCACTGATAAGGGGCAACGATCCCGGCAGCTCAACGTGGCACACACACAAATGACTCTCCTCGATGGATCAATGGGCTTTCTGAAATATTCATGGCTATTAATTATATATGACTACAAGACGCCAAGTGGAGACCTTACCGTGAGTTTGAGATGTTCAGGCAGAAGATCCTTGAGCTGCGTGATACATTCATTTATCCGGTCTCGACGCTTTTTCTCAATGAGCCGGTGAGGCAGTTTGTAGGTCTCCTATCGAGAAGAGGAGATAATAAACAAAAGGTTCCGGTGATGCATTGAATCCATCGAGACAGACACTTAGGATTCCGTGCAAGTCAGATCTACTGTCTGGGATCACAACCACCCTTCTTCCTTCCCGGTTATAAGAAATAGAAAAAACTTCCTACCTTGCTGTCGTCTCTCTTGATTCCCCTCTTGGGCTTGCACAGGTATAAGGAGGGGTAGTCCATTCTGCAAAGAAGTGACAGGTTAGTAGACGGTCGGGCTTGGACTTCACTTCTCAGTCAACACCAGGAGCTCCAAGTCCAAGAAATAGCCTTACCCCAGGAAATCTCTGTGCTCCAGTAACTGTCTCTCCTGCAAACTGTGGATAGCTTCATCCATGGCAGCTGCTGAGGCTTCTAATCTGCAGGGTTTGAGTCTTGAGGGCTTCTCCTTAAAGCGGGGGACATCCAGACTTACACAGTTCCAAGTCAGAGGAAGCTGCAGCAGCTCCGTCCCTCTCCCCTGCTTTCTCTTGCACTGCTTGTTCTGCTTTGCAGAGGGAAAGATGGCTGCAAAAAGTCATAAGAGTGACTCAGTACTGCCCCCTAGTGGAcaaaagaggaggtgcaggagtcaCACAGCATATTCACCCTGGGGACTACACAAGCAAGTGAGTGGGTATATCTCTTTAAAGATCTGGCTGCTAACAAGGCAGCTTACACCTATTACTATCAGGCAGGAGGAATGATTTGAGCTTCCTCTGTAAGGCTGTGACCAACCATTAATTTGGAAAAAAGTTTTAAAGTCATAGTAACACACTGTTTGCCACTCCAGATGACAGGAAGCAACCTATTTCAGGAAACTCCGGCGGCTGGGACTTACATAGTTCTAGTCAATCTGAGGAGTTTGTACCAAACATCTGCTGATTACAGTGTTATGACCGGCACTGATGAGGTATAATAAGGTGTGAAGAGTCCGAGAGGAGTCGATGTGTTCATCCAGATATTAAGCTCCTTGTCAGCTTTATGCCTTTACCTCCATTGATGACTGGAACAGTAGCTTTCAGCTATGGTCAGAAAGATCAGTGCCGTAACTTTTGCTGATGAGTCCTAAAAGGTGGAAACAGTCAAAGGAATCTATATATTCATCCAGTTATTAAGCTCATGTCCACATTCTGCCTTTTTCCCTATCGTAGGAGTTCATATACCCATCCAGGTATTAAGCTCATGTCAGCTTTCTTCACTTTTTCCTTATCGGAGAATGTAAAACTAGAAAACGGATCAGTGACATTACTTGCACTGATGAGTCCTAAAAAGGTGCAAACAGTATTGTAACGGTTAGAGAGAAATTTTATCCATGCGTTAAGGGATACTGTCACCTCTAAGTAAAGGTTTATTCATTGGGTTACTGACTGGAAACATAGCCAATCAAACCAACTGTATAGAACCTAAGTCTTGCACTGATGAGTCCTAAAAAGGTGCAAACAGTATTGTAACGGTTAGAAATTTTATCCATGCATTAAGGGGTACTGTCACCTTTAAGTAAAGGTTTATTCATTGGGTCAGTGACTGGAAACATAGCCAATCAAACCAGCTGTATAGAACCAAAGTCTTGCACTGATGAGTCCTTCTGGGGTgtaaacagtaatgtcatgatgagagAGAACTATAAGACTCCTTGTTACTTATAGATGGATAGCTTAAAATACTACACCTTTCAGAAGTAATAGTTTGGAAAGTTTTAGCTGAAGTTCCATTCTTCACCTGACAGGGTTAACCTTTCTTAATCACAATTTCAAAATGGCGTAACCTTTTCTACTAAAACTTAGCACATGCATTTGACAAAGTTGATGCTGTTTCCATAGGGACAGGATTTATTTTTGTCTGCTAGAAATATTACCAATATTTATCAATACCTCCTTATATAGATGTATATATTTCATACTTGTATTGCACTGATGAATGCTTACAGGGTGTAAACAGTCATTGATGGGTAGAGACTAGAGAGACATTTAATAATCTATTAAGGCTCATTGTCACCTCTATATATGGGTCTAGTCGTATGGTAACTTGGACATTTCGTTTTAACCTATTTTCAATCAGATCCATTGCACTGATGAGTCCTAGGAAGGTGTCAACATTACTATATTTCATTACTATGCATGTACTAAACCCATTGTcatctccagaaaaaaaaagtaCCCTTTTGGTCCATGCTTTTACCTGTTTTATGAATATTTGGATAATCTATTGCTTGCACTGATGAGTTCTAAAAAGGTGTAAACAATCATACGATGGTTATAGGTACATTGATCATATATTAAGGCTTTGTGTCACCTCGAGATGAGATTCCATTCCTTTGGTCAGTAACTGAAATATTAGCTGCTACCTGTTTCCAAGCAGATTTATATAATGTATAGCTAAAATATTGCACTGATGAGTCCTAAGAAGGTGTAAACAGTATTAAATTACATTATTCATCATGCATTAAGACTCATTGAGACCTCCATTGTAGATAAAGGATCCACTTGGTCAGGGACTGAATGCATTACTTTTCCCTGTTTTAAAGTTTGTTCATATAAGACCGAACTTGCACTGATGAGTCCTAAGAAGGTGTAAACAGTCATATAATAGTTAAAGTTACATTAGCCATACATTAAGGCTCATTGTGGCCTCTATTGTAGATAAAGGATTAACCACTTTATCAGAGACTAAAATAATCAATTTTACATTCTTTTAGTGTTGCACTGATGagccttaagaaggtgtaaacagTACTAAACTACATTATTAATCTTGCATTATGCTCATTGTCATCTATACATAAACACGTTACCATTTCAGTGACCAAATTCTTCACTTTTACCTGGTTTTTAAGTTGATTTACATATTCTGTCTATAACTGAAATATTGTACTGATGAGTCCTAAGAAGGTGTAAACAGTGTTATATTACATTATTAATCATACATTAAGGCCCATTTTGACCTCCACTGTAGATTATGGATTAACCACTCTTTCAGTTACTAAATTAATTGATTTTTTTGTCATAGAGTTGCATTatatagccaaatcagttctcatactttgcactgatgagctgCAATACCCTGAAACACCATATCTGCAAATtgtgattctgatttggcttttatcctaagtcatataaactttttaaagggtcgataatgacttgtaggatttctgcttccaacaggtggcgctatagagttcaagtcataCAGGCGCTGATGATTTCTAAGAAGGTGCAAACAGTTATATGATGGTTACAGGTACATTAACCGCATATTCAGTCTCATTGTCACATGTACATAAGGTTCCATCCATTTGGTCAGTGATTGAAATTTTAGATGTTACCTATTTCCAAGCAGATCTGTTAAATTTGCAACTAGAATATTG
Encoded here:
- the BHLHE41 gene encoding class E basic helix-loop-helix protein 41, with protein sequence MDEAIHSLQERQLLEHRDFLGMDYPSLYLCKPKRGIKRDDSKETYKLPHRLIEKKRRDRINECITQLKDLLPEHLKLTTLGHLEKAVVLELTLKHLKGLTSLTEQQHQKIISLQNGERSMKTPIQSDLDAFHSGFQTCAKEVLQYLSRFESWSARDQRCTQLLNHLHTVSSQILPSSQLLLQQIPGGKAPSLSPSRGDQKVESQTNCVPVIQRTQNLELSENDTDTDSGYGGEGEKMDTKAEGQSVGKSQEANNVTIKQEPLDEPSPKRFKAECSGLGVPGAVSDPILRPDANLLNTLMAFGSGPFGQQAPFCLPFYFISPTAAAAAAAYMPFLDKGGLEKYLYPTAAPIPFIYPGIPTQAGSTFPCLSSVLTPEKMPGCSSTLLSELPASTFQAGGPTSLATEDLREPLQDLLQPSKEN